The following nucleotide sequence is from Staphylococcus chromogenes.
TGCTGCAATTCAAGGTGGCGTTATCACTGGTGACGTTAAAGACGTTGTATTACTAGACGTTACTCCACTTTCATTAGGTATTGAAATTATGGGAGGCCGTATGAATACGTTAATTGAACGTAATACAACTATCCCTACTTCAAAATCTCAAGTTTACTCAACAGCAGCAGATAATCAACCTGCAGTGGATATTCATGTATTACAAGGTGAACGTCCGATGGCATCAGATAACAAAACACTTGGTCGTTTCCAATTAACAGACATCCCACCAGCTCCACGCGGTGTACCACAAATCGAAGTGACATTTGATATTGATAAAAACGGTATCGTTAACGTTACTGCTAAAGATTTAGGTACTAATAAAGAACAAAATATTACAATCGAGTCATCATCATCACTTTCAGATGACGAAATCGATCGTATGGTGAAAGATGCTGAGCAAAATGCTGAAGCTGACAAAAAACGTCGTGAAGAAGTAGACTTACGTAATGAAGCAGATCAACTTGTTTTCCAAGTAGATAAAACATTAACTGATTTAGGTGACAACGTAAGTGAAGATGATAAAAAAGATGCAGAAGCTAAGAAAGATGACTTAAAAGCTGCACTTGAAGGTAACGATATTGAAGATATTAAATCTAAAAAAGAAGCGCTTGAACAAGTCGTTCAACAATTATCAATGAAAGTATATGAACAAGCACAACAAGCGCAACAAGCTCAAGGTCAACAAGGTCAATCATCTCAACAAGATGATACCGTTGAAGATGCAGACTTTAAAGAAGTTAAAGACGACGATAATAAATAATGTTTGTGTTAAAATAAGCACATATCAATAGTCTATCAATATAAAATAGAGGGGCTAGGACAGCAACGTCCCAGCCCTTTTTTATTCATAAGAAGGTTAAAAGGGAGCGATAGCATTGGCAAAAAGAGACTACTATGAAGTCCTAGGCGTAGATAAAAATGCTAGTAAAGACGAAATCAAAAAAGCATATCGTAAATTATCAAAAAAATATCATCCTGACATTAATAAAGAAGAGGGTTCTGACGCTAAGTTCAAAGAAATTAGTGAGGCCTATGAAGTCTTAAGTGATGAGCAAAAAAGAAAACAATATGATCAATTTGGACATGCAGGTGCTCAAGGTGGCTTTAATCAAGGCTTTGGTGGTCAAGACTTTTCAGGTTTTGGTGGCGCAGGTTTTGAAGACATCTTTAGTTCTTTCTTTGGTGGACAACGCCAACGTGATCCAAACGCCCCTCGTAAGGGAGACGATTTACAATATTCGATGACGGTGACGTTTGAAGAAGCTGTTTTTGGTACTAATAAAGAAATCACGGTTCGTAAAGATGTGACTTGTCATACATGTGATGGTGATGGCGCAAAACCGGGTACGAAAAAGAAAACATGTTCTTATTGTAAAGGGTCAGGCCATGTCTCAGTAGAACAAAATACAATCCTTGGTCGTGTACGTACAGAAAAAGTGTGTCCTCAATGTAATGGCTCAGGAGAAGAATTTGAAGAAGCATGTCCAACTTGTCATGGACGTGGAACAGAAACTAAAAATGTCAAAATTCAAGTTACTGTCCCTGAAGGCGTCGACAACGATCAACAAATCCGCTTAGCGGGTGAAGGTGCTCCCGGTGAAAATGGGGGTCCTGCTGGAGATCTATTTGTCGTTTTCCGCGTAAAACCGTCTGATAAGTTTACACGTGATGGAGATGACATCTTATATAAACAATCCATTAGTTTTGCACAAGCTGCGTTAGGTGATGAAATTAAAGTACCTACTTTAAATGGTCAAATCATGTTAACTGTTCCAGCAGGTACACAGTCGGGTAAACAGTTCCGTTTGAAAGGCAAAGGCGTTAAAAACGTACATGGATACGGGCATGGAGATTTATTTGTTAACATCCGAGTTGAAACACCAACAAACCTAAACGAAAAACAACGTGATTTGCTTAAAGCATTTGCCGAAGAAAGTGGAGAATCTATTTCAGAACAACCTTCAAATTTCAAAGATAAAGCACGTCGTTTCTTTAAAGGAGAATAGATGATGAAGTGGATAGAATTATCTGTAGTTGTTAATTCCGACGCTGAAGAAAGTGTCACGGAAATCCTTCAAAATGCAGGTTCGAATGGAGTCGCAATTGAAGATTCAAATGAAATACACCGTGTCCGTGAAGATAAATATGGTGAAATTTTCGATTTAAATCCGAACGATTATCCTAAGCAACATATGGTTATTAAAGCATACTATAATGAAACCCAATTTTCCCAATCGTTCTTTGAAAATATAAAAAGCCAAATTTCGAATTTAGAAATGGTAGATCCTAGCGTCTTTCAAAGTGACTATAAAGAAATTGAAGAGTCTGATTGGGAAAATGAATGGAAAAACTACTTTCATCCGTTCCAAGCTTCAGAACGTTTTTATATTGTCCCAAGTTGGGAAACTGTTTCAAAAGAGGAAAACCATTTATATATTGAACTCGATCCGGGTATGGCGTTTGGAACAGGGGACCATCCCACAACAAGTATGTGTTTAAAAGCAATTGAAAAAATTATCGAACCTCATCATGATGTAATAGATGTCGGCACTGGTTCAGGTATTTTGAGTATTGCCGCACATCTATTAGGTGCAAACCATATCAAAGCCATTGACTTAGATGAAATGGCAGTACAAGTGGCCAAAGAAAATTTCGTTAAAAATCATTGTGAGGCAGCCATTGAAACAACTACAGGTAATTTATTAAACGACGAAAGTAACCAATATGATGTCGTTATTGCCAATATTCTTGCCCATGTTATCACATTAATGGTGGAAGAAGCCTATGCTAGACTTCATTCAAAAGGGTATTTTGTCGCTTCTGGTATAATTGAAGAGAAAGCTGACGAAATAAAAACACAGATGAAGCAAGCAGGATTTAAAATTAACGAGACGCAACACGATAATGGTTGGGTCTGTATAACCGGACAAAAGGTGTGAAAACGATGCAACGTTATTTTTTAAATGAAAACGCTGAACGCCATCAGCGTTTTTTTATAACAAATGAAGAAGATATCCACCATATCCGTGCTGTCATGCGAATGGCCGAAGGGGAAAGTGTCATTATCAATTTTAAAGAAAAGCGCACATTTGAAGCTAAAATTATCTCCATTGAAAATACGCATGTAGAAATTGAAACAACGCAAGAACTTTCTATTAATTCTGAATTACCTGTTAAGGTCACTATTTGTAGTGGCCTCATTAAAAGCGACAAGTATGAATGGTTACTGCAAAAAGCAACAGAACTTGGTGCGTCTCATTTTATCTCCACACATATGGAACGGTCTGTCGTTAAACTTAATGATCAAAAAGCTCAGAAAAAATGCCTTCGTTGGCAAAAAATTGTTAAAGAGGCCGCTGAACAAAGTTATCGCCAACTGATTCCTGATGTAGAATTTATATCGAAATTCAGCTCTATTTATGATATGATTAGTCAATATGATTATGTACTTATGGCTTATGAAGAAACAGCTAAACAAGGCGAGACCGCTCTTTTCAAGAAAAAGTTACAAGAAATTCAACCCGGTTCCACAGTACTTATGATGTTTGGACCTGAGGGAGGGTTTTCACCAAATGAAATTAATGACTTACATGACAAAGTCACATACGTTGGTTTAGGTCCACGTATTTTGCGAGCAGAAACTGCACCCTTATATGCTTTAAGTGCGTTGAGTTATGAATTTGATTTAAATTAGATAAAATGAGGTGAATTTATGTCAACCGTTGCATTTCATACTTTAGGTTGTAAAGTTAACCATTATGAAACAGAAGCCATTTGGCAACTATTTAAAGAAGCGTCTTATGAACGCGTTGACTTCGAACAAAATGCAGATGTATTTGTTATTAATACATGTACTGTAACCAATACAGGTGATAAAAAAAGCCGTCAAGTGATACGTCGTGCCATCCGAAACAATCCTGATGCAGTCGTTTGTGTAACAGGTTGTTACGCTCAAACTTCTTCAGCAGAAATCATGGAGATTCCAGGTGTAGATATTGTTGTAGGTACACAAGACAGACATAAGTTATTGACTTACATTGAAACTTATAAAAATGAACGTCAGCCAATTAACGGTGTAAGTAACATTATGAAAAACCGAACTTATGAAGAGTTAGATGTGCCTTATTTTACAGATAGAACACGTGCTTCTTTAAAAATTCAAGAAGGTTGTAATAACTTTTGTACGTTTTGCATTATCCCTTGGGCAAGAGGTTTAATGCGTTCACGTGATCCACAAAAAGTGGTTGAACAAGCAACAACGCTTGTGAACTCCGGTTATAAAGAAATTGTATTGACGGGGATTCATACTGGTGGATACGGTCAAGACTTAAAAGATTATAATTTAGCCCAGCTTTTAAGAGATCTTGAAGAAATTGAAGGCTTAGAACGTATTCGTATTTCTTCTATCGAAGCAAGCCAATTGACTGATGAAGTGATTGAGGTGCTTCAAAACTCTTCAAAAGTGGTACGTCATTTACATGTTCCTTTACAATCTGGGTCTGATAGTGTCTTAAAACGTATGAGACGTAAATACTCGATGGCCCACTTTTCTGAAAGAATCACAAAGTTACATGAGGCTTTACCCGGCTTAGCCATCACTAGTGATGTTATTGTAGGCTTTCCAGGAGAGACAGAACAAGAGTTCCAAGAAACTTATGATTTCATTGTCAATCATCATTTTTCTGAATTACACGTCTTTCCGTATTCACAACGTATAGGAACACCTGCCGCAAGAATGGATAATCAAATTGATGAAAGCGTAAAAAATGAACGTGTTCATCGTCTCATTGAATTAAGCGATCAACTTGCTAAATCGTATGCTTCTCATTTTGAGAATGACGTTCTAGAAGTGATTCCAGAAGAAAAGGGCTCTGAAGATGGAGTGTTAGTTGGCTATGCTGATAATTACATGAAAGTGCAATTTTCCGGAGATGAATCTCTTATTGGACAAATTTGCAAAGTTAAAATTTCTAAAGCCGGATATCCTATTAATGAAGGTCATTTATTGAGAGTGGTGGAACACGCTTCAAACAAATCAGAAGAAGAGATACTTATTTAAACAGAAATTGTATAATTCAACATTGACCATAATTAAGATTTAATTTATACTAGTGTTTACATGGCACAAACTTGTGACATGTAAACACTGAATAAAAGTTTTCTTGATAGTTGGAGGGAGGGAAATACAGATGTCTAAAACAGTAGTCCGTAAAAACGAATCATTAGAAGATGCTTTACGTCGTTTTAAACGCTCAGTTTCTAAAAGCGGTACAATCCAAGAAGTTCGTAAACGCGAATTCTATGAAAAACCAAGTGTAAAACGTAAAAAGAAATCTGAAGCGGCTCGTAAACGTAAATTCAGATAATTTTAACCTATCATTGTATTGAACTCCCTCAACGTTCAAATTAAATGATAAATAAAACCTCAAACACCTTTTTTATAAAGGCTGTTTGAGGTTTTTTGTTGTTTCTGAATATATTCATTTTCATTTAACTTTATCACTATTAGTATGCAAGAATTTCATGTATACTACAAAGAGAGAGTGAGGTGTCTGTTTCATGCCGTTTTCAATACATATGCTAGAGGTTCTTAGCTCAACGCAAAATCAAAATCTTGCAACAACTTTTTCAAGTTGGATAACAAACCCAACGGTATCATTACTTCTTTTATGTATCTTGTTTTTAGGGTTTGTGTATCAACTCTATTCAAAATCATTTAATTGGGTTGGTATTCTAGCAATATTAGCTTTACTTTTAATCTTTTTAGGCTTTTTAGTCGAAGGGACTATTTCCGCAATTACTATCATCATATTCTGTATTGGTGTGCTTCTTGTTATTATTGAATTATTTGTCGTCGGTGCTGTGTTAGGCTTAATAGGTATGGCCTTAATCATCTTTAGTATTATTACGATGGGTGATAATCTTCCAATTATGCTCCTAAACGTATGCATCGCATTAATTCTTGCTATTATAGAATGGGTGATTTTAGTGAAATTTTTCAAGAAAAAAATATCCTTTTTTGAAAACGTCGTCCTAAAAGATTCGACTAACAAAGAGTCTGGTTATTCGTCACACAATGATCGTTCATATCTTGTGGGTACAACTGCAATGACACTTACAGATTTACGTCCCGCTGGGATCATCTTATATGATAACGAACGTATAGATGCTGTATCAGAGGGCTCTTTCATCAATAAAGATATCAAAGTTGAAATCATTGAAGTTGAAGGTACTCGCGTAGTTGTACGTGAATTGAATAAAAATTAAAGGAGTGTCAATATGTTTACAACTGGATTTATTTCTTTCATCGTGATTGTTGTATTGATCATCGTTGCACTAATGATACTATTTTCATTTGTGCCTGTGGGTCTCTGGATTTCAGCGCTTGCTGCTGGTGTCCATGTTGGAATTGGAACTTTAGTAGGAATGCGTTTACGTCGTGTTTCTCCAAGAAAAGTAATTGGACCATTAATTAAAGCCCATAAAGCCGGCTTAAAATTAACAACTAATCAGTTAGAATCGCATTATTTAGCTGGTGGTAATGTAGACCGCGTTGTAGATGCTAATATTGCAGCGCAACGTGCAGATATCAACTTGCCTTTTGAACGTGGTGCAGCCATTGATTTAGCTGGACGTGACGTTTTAGAAGCCGTACAAATGTCTGTAAACCCTAAAGTTATTGAAACACCATTTATTGCGGGTGTCGCTATGAATGGTATTGAAGTCAAAGCCAAAGCTCGCATTACTGTACGGGCAAACATTTCTCGACTTGTTGGGGGTGCCGGAGAAGATACAATTATTGCCCGTGTGGGTGAAGGGATAGTTTCTACAATCGGTTCTAGTCAGCATCACACTGAAGTTTTAGAAAATCCCGATAATATATCTAAAACAGTATTAAGTAAAGGTTTAGATTCTGGTACCGCTTTTGAAATCTTATCAATCGATATTGCAGATGTTGATATTAGTAAAAACATTGGTGCCGATTTACAAACCGAACAAGCGATTGCTGATAAAAACATAGCACAAGCAAAAGCAGAAGAAAGACGTGCGATGGCTGTTGCTCAAGAACAAGAAATGAAAGCACGCGTTCAAGAAATGCATGCTAAAGTTGTTGAAGCAGAAGCGGAAGTTCCTCTTGCAATGGCAGAAGCATTACGTTCTGGAAATATCGGTGTCAAAGATTATTATAATTTAAAAAATATTGAAGCTGATACTGGCATGAGAGAAGCAATTAATAAGAGTTCACAAAACGCTAAAGAAAATCATAATGAACAGTAATGGGGTGAGGTTATGAGCATAGGATTGATTATTTTTATCATTAGCGTCATCGTAACAATCATTTCAGCGGTTAATGATAAAAGTCATGAAAAGCGCAAGCAAACGCCTCCACCACCTTCACAATCGAATCAATCCAAATCTTTTATGGAAAAAATTGAAAAAACTTTAAAAGAGATGGAAACTGAACTAGATAAAGAATTTGATGAAGTACCAAAAGCACCAAAAGAAAAAACAACACAGCCCAAACCTATCCAACATGATATCCCACGTTCCCCAACTGAAACACAACAAACACCAGAAGTTGCTCCAAGGCGCGCACAAAACTCGCGAAAAGATCAACAAGAGGTGCAAAAGGAATTATGGGAAACGTTACAGGGAGATATTACTTCATTA
It contains:
- the dnaJ gene encoding molecular chaperone DnaJ codes for the protein MAKRDYYEVLGVDKNASKDEIKKAYRKLSKKYHPDINKEEGSDAKFKEISEAYEVLSDEQKRKQYDQFGHAGAQGGFNQGFGGQDFSGFGGAGFEDIFSSFFGGQRQRDPNAPRKGDDLQYSMTVTFEEAVFGTNKEITVRKDVTCHTCDGDGAKPGTKKKTCSYCKGSGHVSVEQNTILGRVRTEKVCPQCNGSGEEFEEACPTCHGRGTETKNVKIQVTVPEGVDNDQQIRLAGEGAPGENGGPAGDLFVVFRVKPSDKFTRDGDDILYKQSISFAQAALGDEIKVPTLNGQIMLTVPAGTQSGKQFRLKGKGVKNVHGYGHGDLFVNIRVETPTNLNEKQRDLLKAFAEESGESISEQPSNFKDKARRFFKGE
- the prmA gene encoding 50S ribosomal protein L11 methyltransferase, whose product is MKWIELSVVVNSDAEESVTEILQNAGSNGVAIEDSNEIHRVREDKYGEIFDLNPNDYPKQHMVIKAYYNETQFSQSFFENIKSQISNLEMVDPSVFQSDYKEIEESDWENEWKNYFHPFQASERFYIVPSWETVSKEENHLYIELDPGMAFGTGDHPTTSMCLKAIEKIIEPHHDVIDVGTGSGILSIAAHLLGANHIKAIDLDEMAVQVAKENFVKNHCEAAIETTTGNLLNDESNQYDVVIANILAHVITLMVEEAYARLHSKGYFVASGIIEEKADEIKTQMKQAGFKINETQHDNGWVCITGQKV
- a CDS encoding 16S rRNA (uracil(1498)-N(3))-methyltransferase; translated protein: MQRYFLNENAERHQRFFITNEEDIHHIRAVMRMAEGESVIINFKEKRTFEAKIISIENTHVEIETTQELSINSELPVKVTICSGLIKSDKYEWLLQKATELGASHFISTHMERSVVKLNDQKAQKKCLRWQKIVKEAAEQSYRQLIPDVEFISKFSSIYDMISQYDYVLMAYEETAKQGETALFKKKLQEIQPGSTVLMMFGPEGGFSPNEINDLHDKVTYVGLGPRILRAETAPLYALSALSYEFDLN
- the mtaB gene encoding tRNA (N(6)-L-threonylcarbamoyladenosine(37)-C(2))-methylthiotransferase MtaB produces the protein MSTVAFHTLGCKVNHYETEAIWQLFKEASYERVDFEQNADVFVINTCTVTNTGDKKSRQVIRRAIRNNPDAVVCVTGCYAQTSSAEIMEIPGVDIVVGTQDRHKLLTYIETYKNERQPINGVSNIMKNRTYEELDVPYFTDRTRASLKIQEGCNNFCTFCIIPWARGLMRSRDPQKVVEQATTLVNSGYKEIVLTGIHTGGYGQDLKDYNLAQLLRDLEEIEGLERIRISSIEASQLTDEVIEVLQNSSKVVRHLHVPLQSGSDSVLKRMRRKYSMAHFSERITKLHEALPGLAITSDVIVGFPGETEQEFQETYDFIVNHHFSELHVFPYSQRIGTPAARMDNQIDESVKNERVHRLIELSDQLAKSYASHFENDVLEVIPEEKGSEDGVLVGYADNYMKVQFSGDESLIGQICKVKISKAGYPINEGHLLRVVEHASNKSEEEILI
- the rpsU gene encoding 30S ribosomal protein S21 translates to MSKTVVRKNESLEDALRRFKRSVSKSGTIQEVRKREFYEKPSVKRKKKSEAARKRKFR
- a CDS encoding NfeD family protein, whose amino-acid sequence is MPFSIHMLEVLSSTQNQNLATTFSSWITNPTVSLLLLCILFLGFVYQLYSKSFNWVGILAILALLLIFLGFLVEGTISAITIIIFCIGVLLVIIELFVVGAVLGLIGMALIIFSIITMGDNLPIMLLNVCIALILAIIEWVILVKFFKKKISFFENVVLKDSTNKESGYSSHNDRSYLVGTTAMTLTDLRPAGIILYDNERIDAVSEGSFINKDIKVEIIEVEGTRVVVRELNKN
- the floA gene encoding flotillin-like protein FloA (flotillin-like protein involved in membrane lipid rafts), with translation MFTTGFISFIVIVVLIIVALMILFSFVPVGLWISALAAGVHVGIGTLVGMRLRRVSPRKVIGPLIKAHKAGLKLTTNQLESHYLAGGNVDRVVDANIAAQRADINLPFERGAAIDLAGRDVLEAVQMSVNPKVIETPFIAGVAMNGIEVKAKARITVRANISRLVGGAGEDTIIARVGEGIVSTIGSSQHHTEVLENPDNISKTVLSKGLDSGTAFEILSIDIADVDISKNIGADLQTEQAIADKNIAQAKAEERRAMAVAQEQEMKARVQEMHAKVVEAEAEVPLAMAEALRSGNIGVKDYYNLKNIEADTGMREAINKSSQNAKENHNEQ